One genomic region from Streptomyces sp. NBC_00582 encodes:
- a CDS encoding DEAD/DEAH box helicase, with the protein MRPTLEARGLKESLLQYLSTTYALTDEGAREALHRFLGDETSGMFRGPFLRIRTPFTVAGEEWRAHLEWQREGWTPYAHQAAAFARLTSANGHTPQPTLVTTGTGSGKTESFLYPVLDHCRREQAAGKTGIKAVFLYPMNALATDQAQRINELLTENETELGKLSAGLYIGDRAATRYEKVYTRRSDMQLSPPDILITNYKMLDLLLQRSEDAPLWRDADIRYVVVDEFHTYDGAQGTDVAMLLRRLAAAVGAAEEGRPLGRICPVATSATLASGTDRAGMASLLEVATQVFGTEFSAESIVGEDRLSVEEFIPLTEIKMQPQPTPDELLALPDPTTGDEALLDLIEAVTGVRDPDPLVLGDNLKRHLFTRAIMHGLGGEVRTSAEVLDVMWRAGAAGWSEAVASRPEQAAEALARFVALLSYARDPESKPGEPRPFVHLEVHQWARSVTRLLRGVLPWPKAEFRWDMAGMTDAGAADSNRMAPVTTATSGQSANLFLPAIYCRDCGRSGWAVFSPESDDHDVQFDTYKIRRASTGQDKIRVRNLIAASDQEAREGSGAAPMPASGRSGRGASPALQGAGGMLMVLDGARKRLRLPDPLNDYDKDTKEPRLTARDSAFVLVHFGATANTAAREDWCPACGERNAIRYLGTGAAAMAAASITRLFTGGELDKKLREDKTLMFNDSVQDAAHRAGFVANRSYTFSLRALLARHLRHDVPTALNDLIANVVQATTDKDTLSAVVPPDLHGFKGVDRLLSGQGRGGDLKTWRLIGQRLAFEALMEFGFRSRNGRTLELTRTAAAQVRIEDPAAAVALVKRVHEECNRTDLTLVEQSDDRYLAFLRVFLERLRTRGAVSHKWLDKYVDEAGTTRYFIWGNRPPGMRAFPRGVAAPVFLLGQPKDRSEFDFATGRLSWYERWAGRCLDVPREVAPEFWSRLLPELAGAGLLSARTPNDSSLRVYGLKPGNIEALLLDDEQVRHSYVRCPVCFWEQTVHPTLLDQWHDQPCPSYRCRRGRLVAGDRPEALGVHHRDRDYTRDYYRRLYRKAGPYQVVVAEHTGMLTRAQREKVEEAFKRGGGFKDPNVLSCTPTLEMGIDIGDLSAVVLAALPRRPANYAQQVGRAGRRTGNAFLLTIPDRRRRDLYFLERPKDLIAGTIVPPGCYLSAVEILRRQYLAHLLDLAAAGQLVRADGIVLRAIPNKAPALFGPSGYLIDLVELAIAQGEVLVDRFLKMFPAGISDQAKADLKAYATHGLRGRVEEAEREWRRGQEALRARLREIDDAHGELHDTDPEQARQKAELDAERRGVGKRLLDLGETPAQSALCDLGLLPNYALIDSTTTLSATLYGEEGIDPRTGKVVFTSTTTAYERPRRYALQELAPGNTFYVNGYRHEITGLEISTGGGQAWRTWRVCPGCGYVRTEDAATDRSPCPRCATSHIADDGSCLFQIVEPTTVTSRGKRDDARIRDDKDDRDRRFYTVVDAVDIPIEDIEPGSWRHAKQTFGVDYCRTAMIRRINVGPVRYDAPARDDFAGHYVRLNPFHVCTACGAASADGKPVFDYDTDALSSSAARTPQLKHHRPWCPLRRGKPGGVTQEPVLLAHQLKTEALRVLIPAATADIDAKVQSFRAALRLGVDLHFGGDPQHLDTTVSSMPDAESGERRWFLVLFDSLPGGTGYLDRLTKPDAFRETLAKAYDLLKQCPCQEEQRRACHRCLHRYAPEQFQDVVSRNAALAMLESLLFTGEGEDGWETTEVRHTGLVGLDKQVESDLEARFLAALRGWVRVTDDAALDEDGHASGHLRFTSGSDVMHWRLTAQQQLEGTRTDFTFTRVDGPAQSVKVYLEGFRFHASREHNRIATDAAQRTRLRADGEVVFQVTWADIDLFEQRPTKSTPVWPPYPGTAQEQAKAAYEQYGGQRAHFAEAVFANPIDTLIAYLRDPDPERWARRARALVTGLVATAGTTQVAATGRRSELVTALRTQLATFTDGQRNDAPLAPDAAGIGPVHVFRTQDSSGLPILFTLDAADPENPRWSALTVLDNTDAVLETEEHKLRWRSWLYWTNITQFLSRAGGDGVQLATSDAASFEVEVLAVCGGVGELESLNGVTAPATAQPAVLEPEPAAETPAAPTAALRDAAWDEDILEILREDPSEAPELLRLAEVLADHGKRAPVFGYELGNSGWQAEFAWDTPGIKIAVVTAHHGTDDPEAQRRDDAYAEAGWTARTAAEWLDHLDELLPQLPGTEGTTR; encoded by the coding sequence GTGAGGCCGACGCTGGAGGCGCGGGGGCTCAAGGAGAGCCTGCTGCAGTACCTGTCGACGACGTACGCGCTGACGGACGAGGGGGCGCGTGAGGCGCTGCACCGGTTCCTCGGGGACGAGACGTCGGGGATGTTCCGGGGCCCGTTCCTGAGGATCCGTACGCCGTTCACGGTCGCCGGTGAGGAATGGCGCGCGCACCTGGAGTGGCAGCGGGAGGGCTGGACGCCGTACGCCCACCAGGCTGCGGCCTTCGCGCGGTTGACGTCGGCGAACGGGCACACGCCGCAGCCGACACTGGTGACCACGGGCACGGGCTCGGGCAAGACGGAATCGTTCCTGTACCCGGTGCTGGATCACTGCCGCCGGGAGCAGGCGGCGGGCAAGACCGGCATCAAGGCGGTCTTCCTGTATCCGATGAACGCGCTTGCCACCGACCAGGCACAGCGCATCAACGAACTGCTCACCGAGAACGAGACGGAGCTCGGCAAGCTGTCGGCGGGTCTGTATATCGGGGACCGGGCGGCGACTCGGTACGAGAAGGTCTACACGCGGCGCTCGGACATGCAGCTCTCGCCGCCGGACATCCTGATCACGAATTACAAGATGCTGGATCTGCTGCTGCAGCGTTCGGAGGATGCCCCGCTGTGGCGGGATGCGGACATCCGCTATGTGGTGGTGGATGAGTTCCACACCTACGACGGCGCGCAGGGCACCGATGTGGCGATGCTGCTGCGTCGGCTCGCCGCCGCGGTGGGCGCGGCTGAGGAGGGCCGGCCTCTTGGTCGTATCTGCCCGGTGGCGACGTCGGCGACGCTCGCGTCGGGGACCGACCGTGCGGGGATGGCCAGCCTGCTGGAGGTCGCGACGCAGGTCTTCGGCACGGAGTTCAGCGCCGAGTCCATCGTCGGGGAAGACCGGCTGTCGGTGGAGGAGTTCATCCCGCTGACAGAGATCAAGATGCAGCCGCAGCCGACGCCGGACGAGCTGCTGGCGCTGCCCGATCCCACCACGGGTGATGAGGCCCTGTTGGACCTTATCGAGGCCGTGACCGGGGTGCGTGATCCGGACCCGCTCGTGCTGGGCGACAACCTGAAGCGTCATTTGTTCACCCGAGCGATCATGCATGGGCTGGGTGGTGAGGTCAGGACCAGCGCCGAGGTGCTGGACGTCATGTGGCGCGCCGGGGCGGCCGGCTGGTCGGAGGCGGTGGCCAGCAGGCCGGAGCAGGCGGCCGAGGCACTGGCCCGTTTCGTGGCCCTGCTCTCCTACGCCCGCGACCCCGAGTCCAAGCCGGGGGAGCCGCGTCCCTTTGTGCATCTCGAGGTACATCAGTGGGCCCGCTCGGTGACCCGGCTGCTGCGCGGCGTGCTGCCGTGGCCGAAGGCGGAATTCCGCTGGGATATGGCGGGCATGACGGATGCCGGTGCGGCGGACAGCAACCGCATGGCGCCGGTGACCACGGCGACGTCGGGGCAGAGCGCGAATCTGTTCCTGCCGGCGATCTACTGCCGGGACTGCGGGCGGTCCGGGTGGGCGGTGTTCTCGCCGGAGAGTGACGACCACGACGTCCAGTTCGACACCTACAAGATCCGTCGCGCCTCGACCGGGCAGGACAAGATCCGGGTGCGGAACCTGATCGCGGCCTCCGACCAGGAGGCCCGCGAGGGGTCCGGGGCGGCGCCGATGCCGGCCAGTGGCCGAAGCGGCAGGGGCGCCTCTCCTGCGCTGCAGGGGGCGGGCGGGATGCTGATGGTGCTGGACGGGGCACGCAAGCGGCTGCGGCTGCCCGATCCGCTCAACGACTACGACAAGGACACCAAGGAACCCCGCCTCACGGCCCGGGACTCGGCGTTCGTTCTGGTCCACTTCGGGGCGACCGCGAATACCGCGGCCAGGGAAGACTGGTGCCCAGCATGCGGTGAGCGCAACGCGATTCGCTACCTGGGTACGGGTGCGGCGGCGATGGCGGCGGCGTCGATCACGCGGCTGTTCACGGGCGGGGAGCTCGACAAGAAGCTGCGCGAGGACAAAACGCTGATGTTCAACGACTCGGTGCAGGATGCCGCGCACCGGGCCGGGTTCGTCGCCAACCGTTCGTACACCTTCTCGCTGCGCGCCCTGCTGGCCCGGCACCTGCGCCACGATGTCCCCACGGCGCTGAACGACTTGATCGCGAACGTGGTGCAGGCAACCACCGACAAGGACACGTTGTCCGCCGTGGTGCCCCCGGATCTGCACGGTTTCAAGGGGGTGGACCGTCTGCTGTCCGGACAGGGTCGCGGCGGCGACCTGAAGACGTGGCGGCTGATCGGCCAGCGGCTGGCCTTCGAAGCGCTGATGGAGTTCGGATTCCGCTCCCGCAACGGCCGCACGCTGGAATTGACCCGGACCGCTGCGGCCCAGGTACGGATCGAGGATCCGGCCGCGGCGGTGGCCCTGGTCAAGCGCGTCCACGAGGAGTGCAACCGCACCGACCTGACCTTGGTTGAGCAGAGCGACGACCGGTATCTGGCGTTCCTGCGGGTTTTCCTGGAGCGGCTGCGTACCCGGGGGGCGGTGTCCCACAAGTGGCTGGACAAGTACGTGGATGAGGCGGGCACCACCCGCTATTTCATCTGGGGCAATCGTCCGCCGGGCATGCGGGCCTTCCCCAGGGGTGTGGCGGCACCAGTGTTCCTGCTGGGCCAGCCCAAGGACCGCAGCGAGTTCGACTTCGCCACCGGCCGACTGTCCTGGTACGAGCGGTGGGCCGGGCGCTGCCTGGATGTGCCACGAGAGGTGGCGCCGGAGTTCTGGAGCCGTCTGCTGCCGGAGCTGGCCGGGGCCGGGCTGCTGTCGGCGCGCACCCCGAACGACAGCTCACTGCGCGTCTACGGGCTCAAGCCGGGCAACATCGAGGCCCTGCTGCTGGACGACGAGCAGGTGCGGCACTCCTATGTGCGATGCCCGGTGTGCTTCTGGGAGCAGACGGTCCACCCGACGCTGCTGGATCAGTGGCATGACCAGCCGTGCCCCTCCTACCGGTGCCGTCGAGGCCGGTTGGTGGCCGGTGACCGGCCCGAGGCCCTCGGAGTCCATCACCGCGACCGGGACTACACCCGGGACTACTACCGGCGCCTGTACCGGAAGGCGGGGCCATATCAGGTGGTCGTCGCCGAGCACACGGGGATGCTTACCCGGGCGCAGCGGGAGAAAGTGGAGGAGGCGTTCAAGCGCGGCGGGGGCTTCAAAGACCCCAACGTGCTCTCCTGCACCCCCACGCTGGAGATGGGCATCGACATCGGCGACCTGTCCGCGGTGGTGCTGGCCGCGCTCCCGCGCCGGCCGGCCAACTACGCCCAGCAGGTCGGCCGGGCCGGGCGCCGGACCGGCAATGCGTTCTTGCTGACCATCCCCGACCGGCGCCGTCGCGACCTGTACTTCCTGGAACGTCCCAAGGACCTGATCGCGGGCACGATCGTGCCGCCGGGCTGTTATCTGTCCGCAGTGGAGATCCTGCGCCGCCAGTACCTGGCGCACCTGCTGGACCTCGCCGCAGCGGGACAGCTCGTGCGGGCGGACGGCATTGTGCTGCGCGCGATCCCGAACAAGGCGCCCGCCCTGTTCGGCCCGTCGGGCTACCTGATCGACCTGGTGGAACTGGCCATCGCCCAAGGCGAGGTCCTCGTCGACAGGTTCCTGAAGATGTTCCCCGCCGGCATCAGCGACCAGGCCAAGGCCGATCTCAAGGCGTATGCGACACACGGCTTGCGCGGCAGGGTGGAGGAAGCCGAACGCGAGTGGCGCCGCGGCCAAGAGGCGCTGCGGGCGCGCCTTCGGGAGATCGATGACGCTCACGGCGAGCTGCACGACACCGATCCCGAACAGGCACGGCAGAAAGCCGAGCTGGACGCCGAGCGGCGCGGCGTGGGCAAGCGGCTCCTGGACCTGGGTGAGACGCCGGCGCAGAGCGCGCTGTGCGACCTGGGCCTGCTGCCCAACTATGCGCTGATCGACTCGACGACCACCTTGTCCGCGACTTTGTACGGGGAGGAGGGGATCGACCCCAGGACGGGGAAGGTGGTGTTCACCTCCACGACCACCGCCTACGAGCGACCGCGCCGCTACGCCCTCCAGGAGCTGGCCCCCGGCAATACCTTCTACGTCAACGGTTACCGGCACGAGATCACCGGGCTGGAGATCTCCACGGGCGGCGGGCAGGCGTGGCGCACCTGGCGCGTGTGCCCGGGCTGCGGATACGTGCGCACCGAGGACGCCGCCACCGACCGCTCGCCCTGCCCGCGCTGCGCCACCAGCCATATCGCGGACGACGGCTCGTGCCTTTTCCAGATCGTCGAGCCGACCACCGTGACGTCCAGGGGCAAGCGGGACGACGCCCGGATCCGCGACGACAAGGACGACCGCGACCGCCGTTTCTACACGGTGGTGGACGCAGTCGACATCCCCATCGAAGACATCGAACCGGGCTCGTGGCGGCATGCAAAGCAGACCTTCGGCGTCGACTACTGCCGCACCGCCATGATCCGACGGATCAACGTCGGACCGGTCCGCTACGACGCCCCGGCGCGTGACGACTTCGCCGGCCACTATGTGCGGCTGAACCCGTTCCATGTGTGCACGGCGTGCGGCGCGGCGAGCGCGGACGGCAAACCCGTCTTCGACTATGACACCGATGCGCTGAGCTCCTCGGCCGCGCGCACCCCGCAGCTCAAGCACCACCGTCCGTGGTGCCCGCTGCGGCGTGGCAAGCCGGGCGGGGTCACCCAGGAACCGGTACTGCTCGCTCACCAGTTGAAGACCGAGGCCCTGCGGGTGCTGATCCCGGCCGCCACCGCGGACATCGACGCCAAGGTGCAGTCCTTCCGGGCCGCGCTACGGCTCGGGGTCGATCTGCACTTCGGTGGTGACCCCCAGCACCTGGACACCACCGTGTCGTCCATGCCAGACGCCGAGAGCGGTGAACGCCGCTGGTTCCTGGTCCTGTTCGACTCCCTGCCCGGCGGCACCGGCTACCTGGACCGGCTCACCAAGCCGGACGCCTTCCGCGAGACCCTCGCCAAGGCGTACGACCTGCTCAAGCAGTGCCCGTGCCAAGAGGAGCAGCGCCGGGCCTGCCACCGCTGCCTGCACCGCTATGCCCCCGAGCAGTTCCAGGACGTCGTCTCGCGCAACGCGGCCCTGGCCATGCTGGAGTCGCTGCTGTTCACAGGCGAGGGAGAGGACGGCTGGGAGACCACCGAGGTCAGGCACACCGGACTCGTCGGCCTGGACAAGCAGGTCGAATCCGACCTGGAGGCCCGGTTCCTGGCCGCCCTGCGCGGCTGGGTGAGGGTCACCGACGATGCCGCCCTGGACGAGGACGGGCACGCCAGCGGGCATCTGCGCTTCACCAGCGGCTCGGACGTCATGCACTGGCGGCTGACCGCTCAGCAGCAGCTCGAAGGTACCCGGACCGACTTCACCTTCACCCGTGTCGACGGCCCGGCCCAGAGCGTCAAGGTCTATCTCGAAGGATTCCGTTTCCACGCCAGCCGTGAGCACAACCGGATCGCCACCGACGCGGCACAGCGCACCAGGCTGCGCGCCGACGGCGAAGTGGTCTTCCAGGTCACCTGGGCCGACATCGACCTGTTCGAGCAGCGCCCGACCAAATCCACACCGGTCTGGCCGCCCTACCCTGGCACCGCACAGGAACAGGCCAAGGCCGCCTACGAGCAGTACGGCGGACAGCGCGCCCACTTCGCCGAAGCGGTCTTCGCCAACCCGATCGACACGCTGATCGCCTACCTGCGCGACCCCGATCCCGAGCGCTGGGCCCGCCGTGCCCGCGCCCTGGTCACGGGGCTCGTCGCCACCGCCGGCACCACCCAGGTCGCCGCGACCGGGCGGCGCAGCGAACTGGTGACCGCCCTGCGCACACAGCTCGCCACATTCACCGACGGCCAGCGCAACGATGCTCCCCTCGCGCCGGACGCCGCAGGGATCGGCCCCGTCCACGTCTTCCGCACCCAGGACAGCAGCGGGCTGCCGATCCTGTTCACCCTGGACGCCGCCGACCCCGAGAACCCCCGCTGGTCCGCGCTCACGGTCCTGGACAACACGGACGCCGTCCTGGAGACGGAGGAACACAAGCTTCGCTGGCGGTCTTGGCTGTACTGGACCAACATCACGCAGTTCCTGTCCCGGGCCGGCGGCGACGGCGTCCAGCTGGCCACCAGCGACGCCGCCAGCTTCGAAGTCGAAGTCCTCGCCGTGTGCGGCGGGGTCGGTGAACTCGAGTCGCTCAACGGCGTCACCGCTCCCGCCACTGCCCAACCCGCCGTCCTGGAACCGGAACCTGCCGCGGAGACCCCAGCTGCCCCTACCGCGGCACTGCGGGATGCGGCCTGGGACGAGGACATCCTGGAGATCCTGCGCGAGGACCCCAGCGAGGCACCCGAACTCCTGCGCCTCGCCGAAGTCCTTGCCGACCACGGCAAACGCGCACCGGTCTTCGGCTACGAACTGGGCAACAGCGGCTGGCAAGCCGAGTTCGCCTGGGACACCCCCGGCATCAAGATCGCCGTGGTGACGGCCCACCACGGCACGGACGACCCCGAGGCGCAGCGACGCGACGACGCGTACGCCGAGGCCGGCTGGACGGCACGCACCGCCGCCGAATGGCTCGACCACCTCGACGAGCTGCTCCCCCAGCTCCCCGGCACGGAAGGCACCACCCGATGA
- a CDS encoding UvrD-helicase domain-containing protein, with amino-acid sequence MTARLSLYRKAEQELHKLDLSIKTDFYDFCHAFRENPDQPGLVKRKLKGDSRIYRAEINQHYRALLTRTGIDADGTEDWLIIAVRHRRDVYEELQVAVNRVTGEIEFVDLAVVGDSALRRAGITLTPAEPDHTPKPPVAEPAQPEAAPALLAGYSADDLRGLGVADQLIDLALTVTDSQELDQLVEGAPLLSKDILYGLAAGMGIDEVRKEITAPVELRQEPDPDDFAAALTRTKVTTVDDAVQAVIEEGDFRAWKVFLHPTQERIVHRHYNGPARVSGGPGTGKTIVALHRVKHLAEQLPPGHNKPILLTTFTKNLTTDLRLRLASLVEPELLARVDIAHIDQLASRVLGENTAPGRGKQRVYDNVALNEMRQLLAELDDRRWEPEFLLEEWEQVILGQSVPNRSAYFQARRAGRGRALTRPERNHIWKLIEQFTARLDKLGVETWGQAAERAARYEIERAAKIQARRAYKAEVGGKDLIHRDDSSGMRYLNYRYQHIVVDEAQDLRPAHWKMLRAMVDPDLPNDMFIAGDTHQRIYDHQVALGALGINIRGRASRLTLSYRTTKEILAKALRVVEDKRVTYDDLDDGTDNLAGYRSVLHGPAPTFTPYRSWDDELAGLATTLRTWREELSTGDSGAYRDPSGRIAVCVADRDMVSQTMYYLVTKANITCAELTKDGPKGEGEVHVGTMHRFKGLEYQKLAIVGASDGVIPRTNVIERYRTDDPPRYEREQRKARSLLFVATTRARDALNISWHGKPSPYLPV; translated from the coding sequence ATGACCGCCCGGCTCAGCCTGTACCGCAAGGCCGAACAGGAGCTCCACAAGCTCGATCTCTCGATCAAGACCGACTTCTACGACTTCTGCCACGCCTTCCGGGAAAACCCCGACCAGCCAGGGCTGGTCAAGCGGAAGCTCAAGGGTGATTCCCGGATCTACCGCGCCGAGATCAACCAGCACTACCGGGCGCTTCTGACCCGCACCGGCATCGACGCGGACGGCACCGAGGACTGGCTGATCATTGCCGTCCGCCACCGCCGAGACGTCTACGAAGAGCTCCAGGTCGCCGTCAACCGTGTCACCGGCGAGATCGAGTTCGTCGACCTCGCGGTCGTCGGGGACAGCGCCCTGCGCCGCGCCGGCATCACCCTGACCCCCGCCGAACCGGACCACACGCCCAAGCCTCCCGTCGCCGAACCTGCGCAGCCCGAGGCCGCGCCCGCGCTGCTCGCCGGGTACAGCGCCGACGACCTGCGCGGGCTGGGCGTTGCCGACCAGCTCATCGACCTGGCACTCACCGTCACCGACAGCCAGGAGCTCGATCAGCTGGTCGAGGGCGCCCCCCTGCTGTCCAAGGACATCCTGTACGGCCTCGCCGCCGGCATGGGCATCGACGAGGTCCGCAAGGAAATCACCGCGCCAGTCGAACTCCGCCAGGAGCCCGACCCCGACGACTTCGCAGCCGCCCTTACCCGCACCAAGGTCACCACGGTCGACGACGCGGTACAGGCCGTCATCGAGGAAGGCGACTTCCGTGCCTGGAAGGTCTTCCTCCACCCCACGCAGGAACGCATCGTCCACCGCCACTACAACGGCCCCGCCCGCGTCTCCGGCGGCCCCGGCACCGGCAAGACCATCGTTGCCCTGCACCGGGTCAAACATCTCGCCGAACAGCTGCCCCCCGGGCACAACAAGCCGATCCTGCTGACCACCTTCACCAAGAACCTCACCACCGACCTGCGGCTGCGCCTGGCCTCCCTCGTCGAGCCCGAACTCCTGGCCCGCGTCGACATCGCCCACATCGACCAGCTCGCCTCACGCGTCCTGGGAGAGAACACCGCGCCGGGCCGCGGCAAACAGCGCGTCTACGACAACGTGGCACTCAACGAGATGCGCCAGCTGCTCGCCGAGCTCGACGACCGCCGCTGGGAACCCGAGTTCCTGCTCGAAGAATGGGAACAGGTCATCCTCGGCCAGTCGGTGCCGAACCGCTCCGCCTATTTCCAGGCCCGCCGCGCCGGCCGGGGCCGCGCCCTCACCCGCCCCGAACGCAACCACATCTGGAAACTCATCGAACAGTTCACCGCCCGCCTCGACAAGCTCGGCGTCGAAACCTGGGGACAGGCCGCCGAACGGGCCGCCCGCTACGAGATCGAACGCGCCGCGAAGATCCAGGCCCGCCGCGCGTACAAGGCCGAAGTCGGCGGCAAGGACCTCATCCACCGCGACGACAGTTCCGGCATGCGCTACCTCAACTACCGATACCAGCACATCGTCGTCGACGAGGCCCAGGACCTGCGCCCGGCGCACTGGAAAATGCTGCGCGCCATGGTCGACCCCGACCTGCCCAACGACATGTTCATCGCCGGCGACACCCACCAGCGCATCTACGACCACCAGGTCGCCCTCGGCGCCCTCGGCATCAACATCCGCGGTCGCGCCTCACGCCTGACGCTGAGCTACCGCACCACCAAGGAGATCCTCGCCAAAGCCCTGCGAGTCGTCGAAGACAAACGCGTCACGTACGACGACCTCGACGACGGCACCGACAACCTCGCCGGCTACCGCTCCGTCCTCCACGGCCCCGCCCCCACCTTCACCCCCTACCGCTCCTGGGACGACGAACTCGCAGGACTCGCCACCACCCTGCGTACCTGGCGCGAAGAACTGTCCACTGGCGACAGCGGTGCCTACCGCGACCCCAGCGGCCGAATCGCCGTGTGCGTCGCCGACCGCGACATGGTCAGCCAGACCATGTACTACCTGGTCACCAAGGCAAACATCACCTGCGCCGAACTCACCAAGGACGGGCCCAAAGGCGAGGGCGAGGTCCACGTCGGCACCATGCACCGCTTCAAGGGCCTCGAATACCAAAAGCTCGCCATCGTCGGCGCCAGCGACGGCGTCATCCCGCGCACCAACGTCATCGAGCGCTACCGCACGGACGACCCGCCGCGCTACGAGCGCGAGCAGCGCAAGGCGCGCTCCCTGCTCTTCGTCGCCACCACCCGCGCCCGCGACGCCCTGAACATCAGTTGGCACGGCAAACCCAGCCCGTACCTGCCGGTCTGA
- a CDS encoding proline dehydrogenase yields the protein MDAGLTALLGAVVGSLATLGAAMVTGRAAARSQFGQWRRQHRRDAYANYLGAVYDRDVALDAVRDALRAEQPDLRDVDEKMERFTAQVRSVHRAAEFVILEGPPSVVEALYGVVHAADNLAEVMRRMVRDAHAEDTSRKAADTVLAAEREHLLYQAVKGFRAAASDVLGDSRIRVS from the coding sequence ATGGATGCTGGACTCACCGCACTGCTCGGCGCTGTCGTAGGCTCACTTGCCACCCTCGGCGCCGCGATGGTCACCGGCCGCGCGGCGGCGCGCTCGCAGTTCGGCCAGTGGCGCCGGCAGCACCGCCGGGACGCGTACGCGAACTACCTTGGCGCGGTGTACGACCGCGATGTCGCCCTGGACGCAGTACGCGACGCGCTGCGGGCGGAACAGCCGGACCTGCGGGACGTCGACGAGAAGATGGAGCGCTTCACAGCCCAGGTCCGCAGCGTCCACCGGGCGGCCGAGTTCGTCATCCTTGAAGGGCCGCCTTCCGTGGTGGAGGCGCTCTATGGTGTGGTTCACGCGGCCGACAACCTCGCCGAGGTCATGCGACGCATGGTGCGTGATGCCCACGCGGAAGACACCTCCCGCAAGGCCGCGGACACCGTGCTCGCCGCCGAGCGGGAGCACTTGCTGTACCAGGCCGTGAAGGGCTTCCGAGCGGCGGCCTCTGACGTCCTCGGCGACAGCCGGATACGGGTCTCCTAG
- a CDS encoding phytanoyl-CoA dioxygenase family protein, giving the protein MATTITSEARTAFRRNGFVVIPGVLSDEQITAGRKTVTALLERRPFADDHVGPYFLWPRFDAEDHPLLDFYRETGIGELAAQLLRSDLAVQDPNVAQVATTIPPWPHRPGGPHVDGLTPCEPDGRPGSFSLLAGVWLTDHDRPHRGNLWIWPGTHLRFGQYLAEHGADALARVEEMNPGPYPKIELGEPMQAIGPAGSVLFAHYLLAHNIGNHDGTADERRRETVYYRLHASGHRERWRQTVTNPLAEFRS; this is encoded by the coding sequence ATGGCGACGACGATCACCAGCGAGGCGCGGACCGCGTTCCGCCGGAACGGGTTCGTGGTGATTCCCGGCGTGCTCAGCGACGAGCAGATCACCGCAGGACGCAAGACCGTCACTGCGCTGCTGGAGCGGCGCCCCTTCGCCGACGATCACGTCGGACCGTATTTCCTGTGGCCCCGCTTTGATGCGGAGGACCATCCGCTGCTCGACTTCTACCGGGAGACCGGGATCGGGGAGCTCGCCGCCCAGCTGCTGCGTTCGGATCTCGCTGTCCAAGACCCGAATGTCGCGCAAGTGGCGACGACGATCCCGCCCTGGCCGCACCGGCCGGGCGGCCCGCACGTCGACGGCCTGACGCCGTGCGAACCGGACGGGCGCCCCGGCAGCTTCTCGCTGCTGGCCGGCGTATGGCTCACCGACCATGACCGGCCACACCGGGGGAACCTGTGGATCTGGCCGGGCACACATCTGCGATTCGGGCAGTACCTCGCCGAACACGGTGCGGATGCCCTGGCACGGGTCGAGGAGATGAATCCGGGACCGTACCCGAAGATCGAGCTCGGCGAGCCGATGCAGGCGATCGGCCCCGCCGGCAGCGTGCTGTTCGCGCACTACCTGCTCGCCCACAACATCGGCAACCACGACGGCACGGCGGACGAGAGGCGGCGCGAGACGGTGTACTACCGGCTCCACGCAAGCGGCCACCGGGAACGCTGGCGGCAGACGGTCACCAACCCGCTCGCCGAATTCCGCTCATAA
- a CDS encoding serine/threonine protein kinase — MPSHPLLDTDSIDALEPFLHKVGTVFRAFREQDSGCVSYGVAVGGKRWFVKSAVTPDAAASLRRAVHVHALVRHPAIVPLERPIALRGGLALVYPWVEGEVLYHPTASRKGGRAAPGSPMARFRRLPVPDILTALERILDAHVTVERAGLVAVDLYDGCMLYDFGNRRMFLCDLDEYRPGPFVLETDRLPGSRRYMAPEEFAKGATIGVRTTVYVLGRALRLLLDAGDEEREWRGSASQLSVIERATADDPARRFASVEALARAWRAAGPRRLG; from the coding sequence ATGCCATCGCACCCGCTGCTGGACACCGACTCCATCGACGCCTTGGAACCCTTCTTGCACAAAGTGGGCACCGTCTTCCGTGCCTTCCGGGAGCAGGACTCTGGTTGCGTGTCCTACGGGGTCGCTGTCGGTGGCAAGCGATGGTTCGTCAAGAGCGCGGTCACCCCGGATGCAGCCGCCTCCCTGCGCCGAGCTGTTCATGTCCATGCCCTGGTCCGGCATCCGGCGATCGTGCCCCTGGAGCGCCCCATCGCGCTCAGAGGTGGCCTGGCCCTGGTGTACCCGTGGGTGGAGGGTGAGGTCCTGTATCACCCCACCGCCTCGCGCAAGGGCGGCCGGGCCGCCCCGGGCAGCCCGATGGCCCGCTTCCGCCGCCTTCCCGTCCCCGACATCCTGACGGCGCTGGAGCGGATACTCGATGCGCACGTGACCGTGGAGAGGGCCGGGCTTGTCGCTGTCGACCTCTATGACGGGTGCATGCTGTACGACTTCGGGAACCGTCGCATGTTTCTGTGTGACCTGGACGAGTACCGTCCGGGGCCCTTCGTCCTGGAGACCGACCGGCTGCCAGGGTCCCGGCGCTATATGGCGCCGGAGGAGTTCGCCAAGGGGGCAACCATCGGTGTCCGAACGACCGTGTACGTGCTGGGACGTGCGCTACGGCTGCTGCTGGATGCGGGCGATGAAGAGCGGGAGTGGCGTGGTTCTGCGTCGCAGCTGTCGGTCATCGAGCGGGCCACCGCCGACGATCCTGCCCGCCGGTTCGCCTCGGTCGAAGCCCTGGCACGGGCATGGCGGGCCGCTGGCCCAAGGAGGCTTGGATAA